GGACGGAACACTGCATGTCATGGATTCCTGTTTTACAGACAAGTTCCTGAGCTTGTTTGCAATCGTCTCCTTTAGCCTTCCAGTCGTCTTCCTTGCCGAGCCAGCCTGAGACCGAGCCGACCGAAGACCCGGAGCCCAGTCAACACTGCTAACAAAGAGTAAGACTCTAGCGGCAACAACCCCTGTTGAGTCCGACAAGGCCCAACAGACCTCTGACCTTGCTCTAGCCCGATAAAGGCGAAAAGCAGTCACTGGACCTTTTAGCTTTAGCCCGATAAAGGTGACAGCTGTAGTCCTTGGAACGTGCTACGGCACTAGACTAAAAGATCAACCGAGATAAAGTAAAACAGTCTGGCAGGCTCACCCCCGTAAGTCCCGACTGACCATCTGCGCCAGCATTTAACTGGCTCTACGGGAGATAATCCTGAAACAAACACTGTAGAGGGAATGTGGGCGCATTCAAAGCGTTCGTTCATCACGTAAGGGATTATATTTAATAcctttttaaagcaaaaagttaaagtttttaatttctttataGTGGTAGAAGACCGAACAGGCATATGTATGAGTACCTTGCCACCTTTATGCTTAAGCGAAAGCTAGCAGAGGAGGAGGGAGACACTCGTTCGTGAGTTTTCTTTGTCTAGCCCACGAGTGCGTGGCAAGGCTGGATCACTGCGATAGCCTTATTACCGCGTTACTACCGCGCGGTAGTAACGCACGAGCTTAAACTACCGCACTACCGCGTTAGTTCTCAAATTTCCGTGTGGTAGCGGTAGttttcaacgccatctagcgctgatAGTAAAAAACACAATTACAAAACAACAGATGGCAGTCTTCAACAGTTCAGTCCGATCTTTCACGCTTTCAGACTTCAGTTCATTGAATCAGAGTTCATATTCCTAAACTTTCGAAATTCTAATTGATAAATTTGAATGAAATATCATGACGGGGTACGTAGACTTGAAATATTTGTATTGCCTCATGTATTATGTCTTTATGTGTGGTTTATTATTTCTAGTAGGCGAGGAAGGCCACCCTCAGTTGCACTCCTTACAAATAATCAAAGAGGCACGACAGTCCATGACATGTCTACCGGGAAAAAGTCAGTGTCCAGTTCAAGTTCCAAGAAAAAAAGTACTTGTGACACGGAGCAACAGAAAGGGAACAATGAAACTGAAAGTGAGTTGCAAAGTGAATCGTCTACTTCAGCCTCATTGCCATTGCCAGTTGGAGTTGTTCCACTAAGTAAGTTACGAGCCGAGTCCATCATTTATCTGATACTTTACATAGAGAATAGGCCTAATAATCTAATGTATCTCTAGGATCTACAAACACCCAAACATTAGATGCATCTCGTCACTCACGAGAATCTTCGTCTTCGTCCCTTACTTCAGCATCTAGTAGTCATAGTGTACAACAGGATGTTCATATTACTCCACCTGTGACAGGTACCTAGTGTTTTTAGGATtatatttatatgtatatttaACTATTGACCgattgaattgtttttttttttagaaggaCATGTCAAGAGGCTTGCCTACGCATTATCGTTCTTTACATATCATGGACCttcaaagaaagaaggaaattCACTATACACCTGCACagttaagggatgcaaaagagatAAACCGTTTTCCACCGTAGACAATTCCAGGGGAAATCTTCGTGCTCATGTTAGAGTGAGTATTCAAGGAAAAACAATTgtaaatattcaaattttgaaaaataattctATCTAAGGTTACATTCAGTCGTGTCATAAGGAGAAGCTAGAGTAATTCAATACAGCTTGCAAGGATCTTGATGTTAAGAAGGCAATGACCACAGGTTTACCTATGCCAACCAATAACAGTGCCAAGGACAATCAGAATCAGTTGGAGGGAAACAACGAAACGCGACAGAAATCCTTAACTCAACCAAAGACTCATTTTTCGGGTTACAGGAAACCCTTGACACAGAAGGAATTGGACGACTGCGTTACGGTACCAAGTTTAAAGCTGTTTTATTAATTACTTCGTGATTACAAtgtgttttcaatattttttaagaaatatctTTGTGACGGTGTCTTGCCTGTCTACCACACTGACACAGAAGCTTTTCTAATGTTGGTGAAAACGTTGGCCCCCGATGTAAAATGAGAGGTCGGCAATTTTTTCGGAAACGGATTGCAGccacgtacagtatcctgcacaaaaatccgaaacccgatttaattttttaaagccacctattggcggggtaaagggttttttgtttgtttttctttaagagggagggtagacggggtgatggacacatagggcagggttgggtaagtctagacattttttttatgccttaaggtattacgctttaaggcaagtaacaggtcgggacatttttgcaacccccagggtggtgtgttttttttaaacgacagttggaaatgttggacttaggctgtgtaatactccttacccaaataaattagatagctgcctgtgcacaattatctcgataccgatggcatatgtgtagagcctctgattgcgacgccgtagatcagagttcgattcccaaaaaggaattgcaaaatatttgttatcgttataatattcttcattcgaatttgctggaaatattaatttctctagaacgaaggagattattattttttaaattatttaataaacaaaaaaagcacatattgctagatgaaaatttgttttatatataaacgagaatttctcgtaagttaACCATATTAACTCAGCACCTGGAATCGAAcgccgatctccagcatcacattcagaaacgctacacctacgccattgacaccGACATAAATAActacaggcagctggaacataatctaaattgtttcggcaacattaccaagcccaagccctaaatttccaaatgtcgttttaaaaaacacatcaccctgggggttgcaaaaatgtcccgacctgtaacttgccttaaagcgtaataccttaaggcacctttttaaaatgtctagacttacccaaccctaccctgtcgtgtccatcaccccgtctaacctcccccttaaagaaaaacaaacaaaaaacccactaccccgccaataggtggctttaaaaaattaaatcggtgttcggatttttgtgcaggatactgtacataacAAAGAAGGCAGTtcttaaaaatgaattgaaggATAATGCAAAATGGATCTGCACGACAGCCGATGGGTGGACGTCTAGAAGAAGATCATTTATTGGAATCACTGCCCATTGGCTAAATCAGAATCTGAAAAGACGTTGTGCATGCCTAGCTGTCCGCCGAGTTGTTGGCACGTGTGATTATGACGTTATTGCGAAGCTTCTTGAATCGGTGTATGAGGAGTTCGACATCTTGGACAAAGTTATTGCGACCATCACTGACAACGGAAGCAACTTTGTCAAGGTCTTTCGTTTTAATGGATCGAATTCCAAGCACTAGATGATTACCCCCACTGTAACTACAGTACCTGCACCGGCCATGACTGTACGAGCGAGCACATCTAGTGCTAATAAATCAAATCGACTGGTATGTAACATTGATAAATTTGAATTCCTTATAAATATTTGTGATTGACTGATTGCTCATTTAATAGGTTAAAGAAGATGCTGATATTTTGGATGTGCTTGACGAGGAAAATTCTGAATTTGACGAAACAGACGACGATTGGGATGATATCGGTGGTGACCATGTGGTTGACGACCGAGAATTAGTCGAAAGGAAAGACGAGGACCCTCATGATGAGGAACACGAACGCCACGAATCAGATATATTTGATCAAACTATTTCTTTGACGGGCATTTTAGATGAACGTTTCACATCTGAGAACGTCTACGTCTTTCCACCACATCGACGCTGTGCATGTCACACGTTGAACCTTATCTGCAAATGCGATATTTATAAGAACATGGAACCTTCTCTGAAGAAACTTTTCGAATCAACAGATAAGAAATTTAAGGCAATATGGGCCAAACAAAATCGAAGCGCCAAAGTTTCTGATAATATCCGCAAGCCCCTCGGCAAACTGTTTATTATAAATAATGAGACCAGGTGGAATTCGTACTACAATGCCATAAAACGAGGCAAACATTTCATCAATAAGAAGCGTTCCGAGCTTAAAGCTCTTTTTGAAGTCTATGGTATTCAGTATTTTCGCCCGGCCGAAGAAGAACTGGTGCGTGAATACGTGAAGATAATGAAACCTATGTCAGAAGCTCTGGATGTCCTTCAAGCGGATGTGAAGGTTTCGATCGGATATCTCTTGCCAACGCTGCCATTCTTACTCAAAAACTTGAGATGCTGCTTGGTAATAGGACGATTAAGCATTGCAAATCCCTCGTCAGAGTAATGATTTCGTCAATCAACACTCGCTTCCAAGACTGTTTTGAGGACCAGAAATTAATCTTAGCAGCCATTTTGCATCCTCGcttcaaaaacaaatggatttCGAAGGAAGATAGGGAGAAGAAGACACAGCTACTAATGAATACCTTTAAGTCACACAAACAAGATCCAGTGTGCAGTACGCAAGTGAGGTAGATCAATCAAAATGTAATCAGTAAATTTAATTCTAATAATTGTCTTTTTCTATCACAGCGACAATAGGAAACGAGGAGCAACAGAAGATGCCAGTGAATCTCAAGACAGCGACTTCAgcccaagaagaaaaaaaaaataaaaatgatttctTTAAGAGATTGTTTGATCCAGTTGATGCTTATGTGGATAATGAAATTTATCTTTATTTGTCGGATAATTCAAAAAAACTTTCAAGTCTGAAGAAATATCCGACTTTAAAACAGCTTTTTCTGAAATACAACGCAGCACTCCCGTCCTCCGCATCTGTGGAACGTTTGTTCAGCCTTGCTGCAAGGATCTTTGTACCGCTGAAAAATGGGTTGTCGGatcaaaattttgaaaaaattttgtttctgaAAGCAAATAAACATTtctaattcaaattgaattagatttaaaacatttaaacgcttttgtttcattttattgacAATATAACCCAAAACTACCGTTGAACAACTACCGCTGTCGCGGTAGCCACTAAAACTACCACGGTAGTACCGTACCGcggttaaattttttttttagttaccGCTACCGTGGTAGCGgtactttttttaaactacCGGGCCCTGCGTTGGTGCGTGGAAAAGGAGTATCCAATTGGAGACCACGACCTGCTCCTACCAGAGGAAGCTGAATCAGAAAACTATTCATCGGAATCCGATTCTGATGATGACGTTGACGATTATAGGGACCTCTTGGAGGAGTGGGCTGGTGGTGATGACCCCTCCTTCGAGTTTCCGGATACCCTTTCCGCCAACGAACGCCGACAGCTACACATTTTGTGTGATGAGTTAGGTTTTCATCATGTAAGTGTTGGTCACGGACAAGAAAGGGGGATAATCGTCACGCGGCTTTCCCTGCTACCTTTGACCCTTTGtagtgtaacgaaggcctacaaatatatttactcaacatgcccacattttacATACTCTTCCCCACCTAGGGATGTATTACAGTAGCAATGGAGGACAATGCCTCAGGAGAATCCTCCAGCATCCCACTGCTGATCCCACACCCGAACCCGAAGCCGATCCCACACCAGCATCCACTGCCGCTCCATCTTACGCTTCCTCTGTCGCTCCAGCTGTCGCTTCCTCTGTCGCTCCAGCTGTCGCTTCCACTTCAGCTTCTAGACCTACCTCCGCTCCCGCAACGGAGGATACCACTCCTGCTCCAGTTAGAGCTTGCGGGAGAAAAGGACGACTATACTGCTAAAGTGCCTAAAAgtctttagttttttttttagtttattaagttttatttttaaatttaattgttttgacatgatttaattttttggttttgtacATTGTATGTTTTATATTGTGTATAACTATATATTGTTATAACTATTTTTGACTGTAACGTAAGTTGTATATTTTATTATGATATGTTATGTGCTTCCTGAAAACATTTGCCTCCAAGCGTTCAAAGCACTTGCCTCAGGTGTTTTTACGTAAAACGCATTAAATAAACACTGTGCTGAATTCTTACGCATGGTAACAAATTTCCCTCACCCAACCAACATGGCCTTCCTATTCACCGACTCCATGACGGGTGTATTAAGGCCTTTTCAATTAAACAAGGATGCCGATCTAGCGAGGGCCATCCAGCTCCTGGATAGCAGGTGATCCGCCTGACAGCTCGAGCGCAATTGTCCCAAAACATCGCAAAGAGATTTTGAGGCACACCTCCGGTCCCTCTTCCACTCTCAGATTACCTCTCAGGAGCAACGAGGGGTGGACTCCATGACATCCGTTTCTACAAATGGGGCACCAACACTTGGTCATGAACCAGAAAAGCATGTTGAAGACTAGACGTTAGGATCGATGTATCCGGTGATGAATTAGTTTCCAAAGTGTTCGCTGACGACATCGAACGCCTAATTACTTGCGACTTTCggaatttttctgttttttcatCGGCTTCTCGCTTCCAATAAAACCCTAATCCCGATTTATATATTCATTTTAACGTGAGTGTCGGAAAATCCGACGGAT
This sequence is a window from Daphnia magna isolate NIES linkage group LG7, ASM2063170v1.1, whole genome shotgun sequence. Protein-coding genes within it:
- the LOC116927770 gene encoding uncharacterized protein LOC116927770; this encodes MTGRGRPPSVALLTNNQRGTTVHDMSTGKKSVSSSSSKKKSTCDTEQQKGNNETESELQSESSTSASLPLPVGVVPLRSTNTQTLDASRHSRESSSSSLTSASSSHSVQQDVHITPPVTEGHVKRLAYALSFFTYHGPSKKEGNSLYTCTVKGCKRDKPFSTVDNSRGNLRAHVRVTFSRVIRRS
- the LOC116927743 gene encoding uncharacterized protein LOC116927743 — encoded protein: MITPTVTTVPAPAMTVRASTSSANKSNRLVKEDADILDVLDEENSEFDETDDDWDDIGGDHVVDDRELVERKDEDPHDEEHERHESDIFDQTISLTGILDERFTSENVYVFPPHRRCACHTLNLICKCDIYKNMEPSLKKLFESTDKKFKAIWAKQNRSAKVSDNIRKPLGKLFIINNETRWNSYYNAIKRGKHFINKKRSELKALFEVYGIQYFRPAEEELVREYVKIMKPMSEALDVLQADVKVSIGYLLPTLPFLLKNLRCCLVIGRLSIANPSSE